A section of the Neofelis nebulosa isolate mNeoNeb1 chromosome 12, mNeoNeb1.pri, whole genome shotgun sequence genome encodes:
- the CD72 gene encoding B-cell differentiation antigen CD72 isoform X3, protein MAEAITYADLRFVKAPLKKSVSSRSGQEADEDEELTYENVQVPSVSVSGGPLSLASSGVGDKADWSSHRSARLQAEQPTASWSSVASPAAGRILTGRAACTLYLFLGLLLACLLLGVAAICLGVRYLQGSQQLQQMNSVLEATNSSLRQHLHLKITQLGKREEDLQGSKRELALSQEALQEEQRVHQATQEQLQACQSDREKTKEALQSEEVQRRTLEQRLSRMQDTMKPLFTCPLSDTCCPSGWILNEKSCFYISLTARTWDESQNHCKSLSSDLATFNDIYYSGNYLNNARKMLTEVNPPGSFWAISSYIKMRQQADSKKSSGLFGLEKTSVP, encoded by the exons ATGGCTGAGGCCATCACCTATGCAGACCTGCGGTTTGTGAAGGCTCCCCTGAAGAAGAGCGTCTCCAGCCGGTCAGGACAGG agGCTGATGAGGATGAGGAACTCACCTACGAGAATGTACAAGTGCCCTCAGTCTCAGTCTCTGGTGGGCCCTTGAGCTTGGCCTCTTCTGGAGTAGGGGACAAAGCAG ACTGGAGTAGCCACCGGTCCGCAAGGCTCCAGGCGGAGCAGCCAACTGCGTCCTGGAGCTCCGTGGCGTCACCAGCTGCCGGGAGGATTCTCACTG GCCGCGCAGCCTGCACGCTGTACCTCTTTCTTGGCCTGCTCCTCGCCTGCCTGCTGTTAGGGGTGGCCGCCATCTGCCTGGGAGTGCGCT ATCTGCAGGGATCTCAGCAGCTCCAGCAGATGAACAGTGTTCTGGAAGCCACTAACAGCAGCCTGAGGCAGCATCTCCACCTAAAGATAACCCAgctggggaagagggaagaggatcTGCAGGGGTCCAAGAGGGAACTAGCCCTGAGTCAGGAAGCACTACAGGAGGAACAGAGGGTTCACCAGGCTACCCAAGAGCAGTTACAGGCCTGCCAGTCTGACAGGGAGAAGACCAAGGAGGCCTTGCAAAGTGAGGAGGTGCAGAGGAGGACCTTGGAGCAGAGGCTAAGCCGGATGCAGGATACAATGAAGCCCTTGTTCACATGCCCCTTATCAG ATACCTGCTGTCCCTCAGGATGGATACTGAATGAGAAGAGTTGCTTTTACATCTCACTTACTGCAAGAACTTGGGATGAGAGCCAAAACCACTGTAAATCTCTGTCCTCTGACCTGGCCACCTTCAATGACATTTATTACTCA GGTAATTATCTCAACAATGCGAGGAAGATGTTGACAGAAGTTAATCCTCCTGGTTCATTTTGGGCTATCTCCAGCTATATTAAGATGCGGCAGCAGGCTGATAGTAAAAAATCCTCTGG CCTCTTCGGGTTGGAAAAGACATCTGTCCCGTGA
- the CD72 gene encoding B-cell differentiation antigen CD72 isoform X2, translated as MAEAITYADLRFVKAPLKKSVSSRSGQEADEDEELTYENVQVPSVSVSGGPLSLASSGVGDKADWSSHRSARLQAEQPTASWSSVASPAAGRILTDLQGSQQLQQMNSVLEATNSSLRQHLHLKITQLGKREEDLQGSKRELALSQEALQEEQRVHQATQEQLQACQSDREKTKEALQSEEVQRRTLEQRLSRMQDTMKPLFTCPLSDTCCPSGWILNEKSCFYISLTARTWDESQNHCKSLSSDLATFNDIYYSGNYLNNARKMLTEVNPPGSFWAISSYIKMRQQADSKKSSGSYGRSSRCYKVQTSWPKGQQEDCTSLLPCICEMAAFGNPDKDYSLP; from the exons ATGGCTGAGGCCATCACCTATGCAGACCTGCGGTTTGTGAAGGCTCCCCTGAAGAAGAGCGTCTCCAGCCGGTCAGGACAGG agGCTGATGAGGATGAGGAACTCACCTACGAGAATGTACAAGTGCCCTCAGTCTCAGTCTCTGGTGGGCCCTTGAGCTTGGCCTCTTCTGGAGTAGGGGACAAAGCAG ACTGGAGTAGCCACCGGTCCGCAAGGCTCCAGGCGGAGCAGCCAACTGCGTCCTGGAGCTCCGTGGCGTCACCAGCTGCCGGGAGGATTCTCACTG ATCTGCAGGGATCTCAGCAGCTCCAGCAGATGAACAGTGTTCTGGAAGCCACTAACAGCAGCCTGAGGCAGCATCTCCACCTAAAGATAACCCAgctggggaagagggaagaggatcTGCAGGGGTCCAAGAGGGAACTAGCCCTGAGTCAGGAAGCACTACAGGAGGAACAGAGGGTTCACCAGGCTACCCAAGAGCAGTTACAGGCCTGCCAGTCTGACAGGGAGAAGACCAAGGAGGCCTTGCAAAGTGAGGAGGTGCAGAGGAGGACCTTGGAGCAGAGGCTAAGCCGGATGCAGGATACAATGAAGCCCTTGTTCACATGCCCCTTATCAG ATACCTGCTGTCCCTCAGGATGGATACTGAATGAGAAGAGTTGCTTTTACATCTCACTTACTGCAAGAACTTGGGATGAGAGCCAAAACCACTGTAAATCTCTGTCCTCTGACCTGGCCACCTTCAATGACATTTATTACTCA GGTAATTATCTCAACAATGCGAGGAAGATGTTGACAGAAGTTAATCCTCCTGGTTCATTTTGGGCTATCTCCAGCTATATTAAGATGCGGCAGCAGGCTGATAGTAAAAAATCCTCTGG GTCTTATGGTCGAAGCTCAAGATGTTACAAGGTACAAACCAGTTGGCCAAAGGGGCAGCAGGAGGACTGCACTTCTCTTCTTCCCTGCATCTGTGAGATGGCAGCTTTCGGGAATCCAGATAAGGACTACTCTTTGCCCTGA
- the TESK1 gene encoding dual specificity testis-specific protein kinase 1 has product MAGERPPLRGPGPGPGEAPGEGPPGPGGTGGGPGRGRPSSYRALRSAVSSLARVDDFHCAEKIGAGFFSEVYKVRHRQSGQVMVLKMNRLPSNRGNTLREVQLMNRLRHPNILRFMGVCVHQGQLHALTEYMNGGTLEQLLSSPEPLSWPVRLHLALDIARGLRYLHAKGVFHRDLTSKNCLIRREDQGFTAVVGDFGLAEKIPVYREGARKEPLAVVGSPYWMAPEVLRGELYDEKADVFAFGIVLCELIARVPADPDYLPRTEDFGLDVPAFQTLVGDDCPLPFLLLAIHCCSMEPSTRAPFTEITQHLEWILEQLPEPSPLTRAPLTHNQRSVSRGGPSATLPRPDPRLSRSRSDLFLPPSPESPPNWGDNLTRVNPFSLREDLRGGKIKLLDTPSKPVTPLPLVPPSPLPSTQLPLVTTPETLVQPGTPARRCRSLPSSPELPRRMETALPGPGPPTVGPSAEERMECEGSSPEPEPPGPAPQLPLAVATDNFISTCSSASQPWSPRSGPTLNNNPPAVVVNSPQGWAGEPWNRAQHSLPRAAALERTEPSPPPSAPRESDEGLPCPGCCLGPFSFGFLSMCPRPTPAVARYRNLNCEAGSLLCHRGHHAKPPTPGLQLPGARS; this is encoded by the exons ATGGCCGGGGAACGGCCCCCACTGCGGGGCCCTGGGCCAGGGCCCGGTGAGGCGCCGGGGGAGGGGCCCCCGGGGCCGGGGGGCACGGGTGGAGGCCCGGGCCGGGGCCGCCCCTCCTCCTACCGGGCTCTCCGCAGCGCTGTGTCCAGCCTGGCGCGCGTGGACGATTTCCACTGCGCCGAGAAGATCGGGGCCGGCTTCTTCTCTGAGGTCTACAAG GTTCGGCACCGACAGTCAGGGCAAGTCATGGTGCTGAAAATGAACAGACTCCCCAGTAACCGGGGAAACACGCTACGGGAGGTGCAGCTGATGAACCGGCTCCGACACCCGAACATCCTAAG GTTCATGGGGGTCTGTGTGCACCAGGGGCAACTGCACGCTCTTACAGAG TATATGAATGGGGGAACCCTTGAACAGCTGCTCAGCTCTCCAGAACCCCTGTCCTGGCCTGTCAGGCTCCACCTGGCTCTGGACATTGCCCGCGGCCTGCGGTACCTGCATGCCAAAGGTGTATTCCACCGAGACCTAACATCCAAG AACTGTCTGATCCGACGGGAAGACCAAGGCTTCACGGCTGTTGTGGGTGACTTCGGGCTGGCTGAAAAGATTCCTGTGTATAG ggaaggggcaagaaaGGAGCCATTGGCTGTGGTAGGTTCCCCATACTGGATGGCTCCAGAGGTGTTGCGGGGTGAGCTGTATGATGAGAAG gcTGATGTCTTTGCCTTTGGGATTGTCCTCTGTGAGCTCATTGCACGAGTACCTGCCGACCCAGATTACCTACCCCGTACTGAG GACTTCGGCCTGGATGTACCTGCTTTCCAGACCCTGGTAGGGGATGACTGCCCACTGCCCTTCCTGCTCCTGGCCATCCACTGCTGCAGT ATGGAACCCAGCACTCGTGCTCCCTTCACCGAAATCACCCAGCACCTGGAATGGATCCTTGAGCAGCTGCCTGAGCCATCCCCCCTCACCAGGGCTCCCCTGACACACAATCAGA GGTCTGTTTCAAGAGGGGGTCCGTCTGCCACACTTCCTAGGCCAGACCCCCGGCTTTCCCGAAGCCGTTCAGACCTCTTCCTGCCCCCATCACCGGAATCACCCCCCAACTGGGGGGACAATCTGACTCGAGTCAACCCCTTTTCACTCCGGGAAGACCTCAGGGGAGGCAAGATCAAGCTGTTGGACACACCCAGCAAGCCAGTCACCCCCCTGCCCCTTGTACCACCATCACCACTGCCCTCCACCCAACTGCCCTTGGTGACCACTCCAGAGACCCTCGTCCAGCCTGGGACACCTGCCCGTCGCTGCCGCTCGCTACCATCATCCCCTGAACTTCCCCGACGTATGGAGACAGCACTGCCAGGTCCTGGCCCCCCCACTGTGGGCCCCTCGGCTGAAGAAAGAATGGAGTGTGAGGGCAGTAGCCCTGAGCCAGAACCCCCAGGACCAGCTCCCCAGCTGCCCCTGGCCGTGGCCACAGACAACTTCATCAGCACTTGTTCCTCAGCCTCCCAGCCCTGGTCCCCTAGATCAGGACCTACCCTTAACAACAACCCCCCAGCTGTGGTGGTGAACTCCCCACAAGGCTGGGCTGGGGAGCCCTGGAACCGGGCCCAGCATAGCCTGCCCCGGGCAGCAGCCCTGGAGCGGACAGAACCCTCGCCGCCCCCCTCAGCTCCCCGggagtctgatgaggggctgCCCTGCCCTGGCTGCTGTCTTGGCCCTTTCAGCTTTGGCTTCCTGTCCATGTGCCCCCGCCCCACACCAGCTGTTGCCCGCTACCGCAACCTGAACTGTGAGGCGGGCAGTCTCCTCTGCCACCGAGGGCACCATGCCAAGCCTCCCACACCCGGCCTGCAGCTGCCTGGGGCACGCTCTTAG
- the CD72 gene encoding B-cell differentiation antigen CD72 isoform X1 produces MAEAITYADLRFVKAPLKKSVSSRSGQEADEDEELTYENVQVPSVSVSGGPLSLASSGVGDKADWSSHRSARLQAEQPTASWSSVASPAAGRILTGRAACTLYLFLGLLLACLLLGVAAICLGVRYLQGSQQLQQMNSVLEATNSSLRQHLHLKITQLGKREEDLQGSKRELALSQEALQEEQRVHQATQEQLQACQSDREKTKEALQSEEVQRRTLEQRLSRMQDTMKPLFTCPLSDTCCPSGWILNEKSCFYISLTARTWDESQNHCKSLSSDLATFNDIYYSGNYLNNARKMLTEVNPPGSFWAISSYIKMRQQADSKKSSGSYGRSSRCYKVQTSWPKGQQEDCTSLLPCICEMAAFGNPDKDYSLP; encoded by the exons ATGGCTGAGGCCATCACCTATGCAGACCTGCGGTTTGTGAAGGCTCCCCTGAAGAAGAGCGTCTCCAGCCGGTCAGGACAGG agGCTGATGAGGATGAGGAACTCACCTACGAGAATGTACAAGTGCCCTCAGTCTCAGTCTCTGGTGGGCCCTTGAGCTTGGCCTCTTCTGGAGTAGGGGACAAAGCAG ACTGGAGTAGCCACCGGTCCGCAAGGCTCCAGGCGGAGCAGCCAACTGCGTCCTGGAGCTCCGTGGCGTCACCAGCTGCCGGGAGGATTCTCACTG GCCGCGCAGCCTGCACGCTGTACCTCTTTCTTGGCCTGCTCCTCGCCTGCCTGCTGTTAGGGGTGGCCGCCATCTGCCTGGGAGTGCGCT ATCTGCAGGGATCTCAGCAGCTCCAGCAGATGAACAGTGTTCTGGAAGCCACTAACAGCAGCCTGAGGCAGCATCTCCACCTAAAGATAACCCAgctggggaagagggaagaggatcTGCAGGGGTCCAAGAGGGAACTAGCCCTGAGTCAGGAAGCACTACAGGAGGAACAGAGGGTTCACCAGGCTACCCAAGAGCAGTTACAGGCCTGCCAGTCTGACAGGGAGAAGACCAAGGAGGCCTTGCAAAGTGAGGAGGTGCAGAGGAGGACCTTGGAGCAGAGGCTAAGCCGGATGCAGGATACAATGAAGCCCTTGTTCACATGCCCCTTATCAG ATACCTGCTGTCCCTCAGGATGGATACTGAATGAGAAGAGTTGCTTTTACATCTCACTTACTGCAAGAACTTGGGATGAGAGCCAAAACCACTGTAAATCTCTGTCCTCTGACCTGGCCACCTTCAATGACATTTATTACTCA GGTAATTATCTCAACAATGCGAGGAAGATGTTGACAGAAGTTAATCCTCCTGGTTCATTTTGGGCTATCTCCAGCTATATTAAGATGCGGCAGCAGGCTGATAGTAAAAAATCCTCTGG GTCTTATGGTCGAAGCTCAAGATGTTACAAGGTACAAACCAGTTGGCCAAAGGGGCAGCAGGAGGACTGCACTTCTCTTCTTCCCTGCATCTGTGAGATGGCAGCTTTCGGGAATCCAGATAAGGACTACTCTTTGCCCTGA